One window of the Chitinophaga niabensis genome contains the following:
- a CDS encoding amidohydrolase family protein codes for MIDAHQHFWNFDPIRDAWITEDMGVIRKDFLPADLAPVLQANGITGCVAVQADQSEAETDFLLQLATENPFVKGVVGWVDLKAANVQERLAHYAQFPLLKGIRHIVQGEPDRNFLLREDFGRGIAALAEFGLTYDILIYPHQLPAAVEFVKKFPNQPMVLDHLAKPDFETGELKGWEQHIRTLGKQQHVYCKLSGMVTEADLQHWKKEDFTPFLDVALEAFGPQRLMFGSDWPVCLLAADYAQVKDIVTDYISRLSAAEQAQIMGGNAIEFYKLA; via the coding sequence ATGATAGATGCGCATCAGCATTTCTGGAATTTTGACCCCATCCGTGACGCATGGATCACGGAGGACATGGGCGTAATCCGCAAGGATTTTTTACCCGCTGATCTCGCACCCGTATTACAGGCAAATGGTATAACAGGTTGTGTAGCCGTACAGGCTGATCAAAGCGAAGCAGAAACAGACTTCCTGTTACAGCTTGCCACAGAAAACCCTTTCGTTAAAGGAGTGGTAGGCTGGGTAGATCTGAAAGCAGCCAATGTACAGGAACGCCTGGCACATTATGCACAGTTCCCGCTGCTCAAAGGTATCCGGCACATTGTGCAGGGAGAGCCTGACCGTAATTTCCTGTTAAGGGAAGATTTCGGCCGTGGCATTGCAGCACTGGCTGAATTTGGCTTAACGTATGATATCCTCATTTATCCGCATCAGCTACCCGCTGCTGTGGAATTTGTGAAGAAGTTCCCGAACCAGCCAATGGTACTGGACCATCTCGCTAAACCGGATTTCGAAACAGGTGAACTGAAAGGATGGGAACAACATATCCGTACCCTCGGAAAGCAACAACACGTTTACTGCAAACTAAGCGGTATGGTAACGGAAGCGGATCTGCAGCACTGGAAGAAAGAAGATTTTACACCTTTCCTCGATGTGGCACTGGAAGCATTCGGCCCACAGCGTTTGATGTTTGGATCAGATTGGCCGGTATGTTTACTGGCAGCAGATTATGCACAGGTAAAGGATATTGTGACGGATTACATCAGCCGTTTATCTGCTGCTGAACAGGCACAGATCATGGGCGGTAATGCCATTGAATTTTATAAACTAGCTTAA
- a CDS encoding L-rhamnose mutarotase, whose protein sequence is METIRRYCLALDLRDDPQLIAEYETYHRAVWPEILESITSSGITTLEIYRAGNRMFMIMEVDNTFSFERKGAMDAANPKVQEWEELMWKYQQAIPVAKPGEKWVLMDKIFTL, encoded by the coding sequence ATGGAAACAATAAGAAGATATTGCCTGGCGCTTGACCTGAGAGATGATCCGCAACTGATCGCGGAATATGAAACATACCACCGTGCTGTATGGCCGGAGATCCTGGAAAGTATCACCAGCAGCGGCATCACTACCCTGGAGATCTACAGGGCCGGTAACCGTATGTTCATGATCATGGAAGTAGACAATACTTTTTCTTTTGAAAGGAAAGGCGCCATGGATGCTGCCAATCCTAAAGTACAGGAGTGGGAGGAACTGATGTGGAAATATCAGCAAGCCATCCCCGTAGCAAAGCCCGGAGAAAAATGGGTATTGATGGATAAGATCTTTACGTTATGA